One part of the Nostoc sp. PCC 7120 = FACHB-418 genome encodes these proteins:
- a CDS encoding response regulator: MIKRSGDNTTSTEHNVSGSDPPNKLNSISSNRVSGVQNAKDSSLALSKEDFLVSESTQSTTWLTCGINSGYNSLISGTLQAQISQVKGFDAESPKVLVVDDHSASRMTAAALLGMEGYAVIEADSGATAIKLVGQQQPDLILLDVMMPEMDGFEVCQLLKQDEHTRLIPVIFITALNDRRSRIRGIEVGADDFLSKPFDRVELVARVKSLVQQKRLNEDLDHAAQVLFSIASAIESRDPNTGDHCERLVTLGQAFGEYLTLSRHQIRDLMWGGYLHDIGKVGIPDAVLLKTGKLTPEDWVIMKQHVLIGEKICQPLRSMQGVVPIIRHHHERWDGSGYPDGLKGDEIPYLAQVFQIIDIYDALTSERPYKKAYTPEEALCIMLDETETGWRNPKLMQQFAEFILSHHKDSGSAE, from the coding sequence GTGATTAAAAGGAGTGGTGATAATACAACCTCTACTGAACATAATGTTAGTGGGTCAGACCCCCCAAACAAATTAAATAGTATTAGTTCAAATCGCGTTTCCGGAGTACAAAACGCCAAAGATAGTTCCTTAGCATTGTCCAAAGAAGATTTTCTGGTTAGTGAAAGCACGCAAAGTACTACTTGGCTGACCTGTGGGATTAATTCTGGTTACAACTCTTTAATCTCTGGAACTTTACAAGCCCAAATTTCTCAAGTGAAAGGCTTTGATGCAGAATCGCCAAAAGTTTTAGTAGTCGATGATCACAGTGCTAGTCGGATGACGGCTGCTGCTCTTTTGGGTATGGAAGGCTACGCAGTAATTGAAGCAGATAGTGGTGCTACGGCGATAAAACTGGTAGGACAACAACAACCTGATCTGATCTTGCTGGATGTAATGATGCCGGAAATGGACGGGTTTGAAGTATGCCAATTACTCAAGCAAGATGAACATACTCGATTGATCCCCGTAATTTTTATTACGGCCTTGAATGATAGGCGATCGCGCATCCGAGGTATTGAAGTAGGTGCAGATGATTTCTTAAGTAAACCTTTTGACCGAGTGGAATTAGTAGCGCGTGTCAAATCTTTGGTGCAACAAAAGCGTTTGAATGAAGATTTAGACCATGCAGCACAAGTACTATTTTCCATAGCTAGCGCTATTGAAAGTCGTGATCCCAATACTGGCGACCACTGCGAACGCTTAGTTACCTTAGGACAAGCCTTTGGTGAGTACCTCACTCTTTCGCGCCACCAAATTCGAGATTTGATGTGGGGTGGCTATCTTCACGATATCGGCAAAGTAGGAATTCCCGATGCTGTGTTGCTAAAAACAGGCAAACTTACCCCTGAAGATTGGGTAATTATGAAGCAACACGTTTTAATCGGCGAAAAAATCTGTCAACCTCTACGCAGTATGCAGGGTGTAGTTCCCATCATTCGTCATCACCACGAACGTTGGGATGGTTCAGGTTATCCTGATGGACTCAAAGGGGATGAAATTCCTTACTTGGCGCAAGTCTTTCAGATTATTGATATTTATGATGCGTTAACTAGCGAACGTCCCTACAAAAAAGCTTATACTCCAGAAGAAGCATTGTGTATAATGCTGGATGAAACTGAAACGGGATGGCGTAATCCTAAATTGATGCAGCAGTTTGCGGAGTTTATTCTCTCACACCATAAGGATTCGGGGAGTGCTGAGTAG
- a CDS encoding S9 family peptidase, with protein MNKDKISQNQITPPIADKQPQVLELHGDRRVDNYFWMRDIDNPKVVAYLEAENSYTKVMMQHTETLQKTLYNEMLSRIKETDLSVPYRKDNYYYYSRTEAGKDYRIHCRKEGDLDAPEEVILDENELAAGHDFFELGIFAISPNHQILAYSYDTSGSEQYTLLFLDLTTRELYPETIADTYFSFCWCNDNQTSFYTKIDAANRPYQLFKHTLGTPPTKDELIYHEPDHAYALYVGKTRSQAYILMTLQSSITTEVHYLDANNPESNFQIIYPREPGVEYDVEHHSDYFYIVTNEAATNFKLVKTPLTMPSKENWQTVIPHREDVLLSGVSLFINHLVIYERKDGLQTARVQNISTGSESNIIFPEPTYQFYEGNNPEFNTNILRFNYTSLITPPSVFDYDMETHEQELKKQTEVLGDYDKNQYQSEWLLATAEDGTQIPISIIYKKVTKKDGKNPLLMTGYGAYGASYPASFSSARLALLDRGVVFAIAHIRGGEEMGRKWYEDGKFLQKKNTFTDFIACAEYLIKEGWTTSDRLAITGGSAGGLLMGAVINLRPKLFKVVVADVPFVDVVTTILDTSLPLSAMEWEEWGNPNDQIYYEYMKSYSPYDNVEAKDYPHLLITAGLNDSRVKYWEPAKWTAKLRELKTDHHVLLLKTNMDAGHSGASGRYESLRELAFEYAFILDRLGL; from the coding sequence ATGAATAAGGACAAGATTTCGCAAAATCAAATCACGCCACCCATTGCCGATAAACAGCCCCAAGTTTTAGAATTGCATGGCGATCGCCGAGTAGATAATTACTTTTGGATGCGCGATATAGATAACCCAAAAGTAGTTGCATATCTAGAAGCAGAAAATTCATATACAAAAGTCATGATGCAGCACACAGAAACGCTGCAAAAAACTCTTTATAATGAAATGCTCTCACGAATCAAAGAAACTGATTTATCCGTACCTTACCGCAAGGATAATTATTATTATTACTCTCGAACAGAAGCAGGCAAAGACTATAGAATTCATTGCCGAAAAGAAGGCGATTTAGATGCTCCAGAAGAAGTCATTTTAGACGAAAATGAATTAGCCGCCGGACATGATTTTTTTGAATTAGGAATATTTGCTATTAGCCCCAATCATCAGATACTAGCTTATTCCTATGACACCAGTGGTTCGGAGCAATATACGCTTTTATTTCTTGACTTAACGACCCGTGAGTTATATCCAGAAACTATTGCTGATACTTATTTTTCTTTTTGTTGGTGTAACGATAATCAAACATCATTTTATACAAAAATTGATGCAGCAAATCGCCCTTACCAGCTTTTTAAGCACACTTTAGGAACGCCACCTACAAAAGATGAATTAATCTACCACGAGCCAGATCATGCTTATGCTTTATATGTAGGGAAAACCCGCAGTCAAGCATATATATTGATGACTTTGCAAAGCAGCATCACTACAGAAGTTCACTATTTAGATGCCAACAATCCTGAGAGTAATTTTCAGATAATTTATCCACGAGAACCTGGAGTAGAATATGACGTTGAGCATCATAGTGATTACTTTTATATAGTCACAAATGAAGCTGCTACAAACTTTAAATTAGTAAAAACTCCATTAACTATGCCATCCAAGGAGAATTGGCAAACTGTTATTCCCCACCGTGAAGATGTGCTGTTATCTGGAGTGAGCCTGTTTATTAATCACTTAGTCATCTATGAAAGAAAAGATGGACTACAAACTGCTAGAGTGCAAAATATATCTACAGGTAGTGAAAGTAATATTATTTTCCCAGAACCAACTTATCAATTTTATGAAGGGAATAACCCCGAATTTAATACTAATATTTTGCGGTTTAATTACACTTCTTTAATTACACCGCCATCTGTATTTGATTATGATATGGAAACCCACGAACAGGAGTTAAAAAAACAGACAGAAGTTCTGGGGGACTATGACAAAAATCAATATCAGAGTGAGTGGTTACTTGCTACTGCTGAAGATGGTACGCAAATTCCCATATCAATTATTTACAAAAAAGTTACTAAAAAAGATGGGAAAAATCCTTTACTAATGACAGGTTATGGAGCCTATGGTGCATCTTACCCGGCATCTTTCTCATCAGCTAGACTAGCATTGCTAGACCGAGGAGTAGTGTTTGCTATTGCCCACATTCGTGGTGGTGAAGAAATGGGGCGTAAATGGTATGAAGATGGCAAATTTTTGCAGAAAAAGAACACCTTTACAGATTTTATCGCCTGTGCTGAGTATTTAATCAAAGAAGGTTGGACAACAAGCGATCGCCTAGCTATTACAGGCGGTAGCGCAGGTGGTTTATTGATGGGAGCGGTGATTAATTTGCGTCCCAAATTGTTTAAAGTTGTAGTTGCCGATGTACCTTTCGTAGATGTAGTGACAACAATTTTAGATACATCTTTGCCCTTATCAGCAATGGAGTGGGAAGAATGGGGTAATCCTAATGATCAAATCTACTATGAGTATATGAAATCTTACTCACCCTATGATAATGTCGAAGCCAAAGATTATCCCCATTTGTTAATTACTGCTGGCTTAAATGATTCTCGCGTTAAATATTGGGAACCAGCCAAATGGACAGCTAAATTGCGAGAACTTAAAACAGATCATCATGTTCTGTTGTTAAAAACTAATATGGATGCTGGTCATAGTGGCGCATCTGGACGTTATGAAAGCCTACGGGAACTTGCTTTTGAGTATGCTTTTATTTTGGATCGTTTAGGGTTGTAG
- a CDS encoding aspartoacylase, which translates to MNKINRVAIVGGTHGNEFTGAFLVKKFQQFPEVIQKPSFETLTILGNPKAFEAGKRYIEKDLNRCFLTESLQNTNLSSYEDIRAKQIAGVLGAENKPNVDVVIDLHSTTANMGLSIILGNQDPFLLKLCAYLSDINPLVKVCYTIPEKGSNFLRSLNKLGFVIEVGAVAQGVLNAELFQKTEQLIYTILDYLEQYNRGNIPKINNLLALYKFTGTVDYPRNENGDIQGMIHPDIQFRDYEPLNPGDPLFLTLDGKAIAYEGTSTVYPIFINEAAYYEKGIAMLFTEKQLINPSS; encoded by the coding sequence ATGAACAAAATCAATCGTGTTGCTATTGTTGGTGGTACTCATGGGAATGAATTTACAGGCGCATTCCTGGTTAAAAAATTTCAGCAGTTTCCAGAGGTAATCCAAAAACCTAGCTTTGAAACGTTAACAATACTGGGTAATCCCAAAGCTTTCGAGGCTGGTAAGCGCTATATAGAAAAAGATTTAAACCGTTGCTTTTTAACCGAAAGTTTGCAAAATACAAATCTTTCTAGTTATGAAGACATCAGGGCAAAACAAATAGCCGGAGTTTTAGGAGCAGAGAATAAACCCAACGTAGATGTAGTTATTGATTTACACAGTACAACTGCAAATATGGGATTGAGTATTATTTTAGGTAACCAAGATCCATTTTTATTAAAGCTATGTGCTTATTTAAGTGACATCAACCCTTTAGTAAAGGTTTGCTATACTATCCCCGAAAAGGGTAGTAATTTTCTGCGCTCTCTTAATAAACTGGGTTTTGTGATTGAGGTAGGGGCTGTAGCTCAAGGTGTATTAAATGCTGAATTATTCCAAAAAACTGAACAATTAATATATACGATTTTGGATTATTTAGAACAATATAATCGAGGCAATATTCCAAAAATAAATAATCTACTAGCTCTGTATAAATTTACGGGTACTGTTGATTACCCCAGAAATGAAAATGGTGACATTCAAGGGATGATTCATCCAGACATTCAATTTCGAGATTATGAACCTCTAAATCCTGGCGACCCTTTATTCTTAACCTTAGATGGTAAGGCGATCGCCTACGAAGGTACATCAACAGTTTACCCCATATTTATCAACGAAGCCGCTTATTACGAGAAAGGAATTGCTATGCTGTTCACTGAAAAGCAACTCATAAATCCGTCATCTTGA
- a CDS encoding tRNA (5-methylaminomethyl-2-thiouridine)(34)-methyltransferase MnmD: MSELQKFIPQSTGDGSFTFFSQEFNEAFHSHFGAKQESFFKFVSPTQLAIAAHQPVLRLLDICYGLGYNTAAALETIWEVNPSCSVELIGLELNLSVPQAAIEHQLFDNWNYPYTDILTRLAFEQQVQTDCLKAKLIIGDARNAICEVNHLNFQADAIFLDPFSPPQCPQLWSVEFIQQVALCLHASGLLATYSCAAAVRTALLMAGLHIGSTPPVGRRSPGTVAAHPNSFECNIHSVLPPLSQAEEEHLLTRAAIPYRDPKLNDPAHVIVARRRQEQQASSLEPTSRWRKRCLPRSVMSPEL, encoded by the coding sequence ATGTCAGAATTGCAAAAATTTATACCCCAATCTACAGGAGATGGTTCTTTTACTTTTTTCTCCCAAGAATTTAATGAGGCTTTTCACAGCCATTTCGGAGCCAAACAGGAAAGTTTTTTCAAGTTTGTCAGTCCTACTCAGTTGGCTATAGCTGCTCACCAACCAGTTTTGCGCTTATTAGATATTTGTTATGGACTAGGATACAACACAGCTGCAGCTTTGGAGACAATTTGGGAAGTGAATCCCAGTTGTTCTGTTGAATTAATTGGTTTAGAACTGAATCTCTCTGTACCCCAAGCAGCTATTGAGCATCAGTTATTCGATAACTGGAACTACCCCTACACAGATATTTTGACTAGGTTAGCTTTTGAACAACAGGTGCAAACAGATTGCCTCAAAGCAAAACTGATCATTGGTGATGCTAGAAATGCTATTTGTGAAGTAAATCATTTAAATTTTCAAGCTGATGCTATTTTTTTAGACCCCTTTTCACCTCCTCAATGTCCGCAATTATGGAGTGTGGAATTTATTCAGCAAGTAGCACTGTGTTTACACGCGAGTGGCTTGTTAGCAACTTATTCTTGTGCAGCTGCGGTACGTACAGCACTGTTAATGGCAGGATTGCATATAGGTTCGACTCCACCAGTCGGTAGGCGATCGCCTGGTACTGTTGCAGCGCACCCTAACAGCTTTGAATGCAATATCCACTCAGTACTTCCTCCCCTTTCTCAAGCGGAAGAGGAACACCTTTTAACTCGCGCAGCAATTCCTTACCGCGATCCAAAACTTAATGATCCTGCTCATGTAATAGTGGCGCGCCGAAGACAGGAACAACAAGCCAGTTCCCTGGAACCTACATCACGTTGGCGGAAACGGTGTTTACCGCGATCCGTAATGAGTCCTGAGCTATAA
- a CDS encoding succinate--CoA ligase subunit beta produces the protein MDLLEYQVKEWFGEIGIPVLPSQRIDHPTDLKRLKIRYPIVLKSQVHAGEREKVGGVRMVETTIDAIAAAQTIFNLSIWGELPEVLLAESKYNSHQEFYLAVVLDTAVCRPVLLGSTEADIDLELADQKMQYVVVEQEFSPFYARRLALKMGLQGTLMQSVSTVLEKMYQLFVQKDLDLVEINPLGVNLAGEVMALNGKVGVNERAIGRHPEIAAMAAKIVPRHYDKSFSNGRDWNNLEKQRRISILGNGTGSILATYDLVASGGGKPGICLNLRHAAITDLSPTKFGDRLTKGLNTLSADKNTQVILINLLGSIPQPEEAAQAIAQFIQQNKGEYPPSIAKSNGKNLSQHQSPQLVIRLAGSELNVAKEVLAALQTREEGLILVEDLDEAVATAVRLTKSHAYKKVS, from the coding sequence ATGGATTTATTGGAGTACCAAGTTAAAGAATGGTTTGGGGAAATAGGCATTCCTGTATTGCCATCCCAAAGAATTGACCATCCTACAGATTTAAAACGCTTAAAAATTCGCTACCCAATTGTGCTGAAATCACAGGTTCATGCGGGGGAGAGGGAAAAAGTCGGTGGTGTGAGAATGGTAGAAACCACAATCGACGCGATCGCCGCAGCTCAAACTATCTTTAATCTATCAATATGGGGCGAATTACCAGAAGTTTTATTAGCAGAATCTAAGTATAATTCCCACCAGGAATTTTATTTAGCTGTCGTTTTAGATACGGCTGTTTGTCGTCCGGTACTTTTAGGTTCCACAGAAGCGGATATTGATTTAGAATTAGCTGATCAAAAAATGCAGTATGTGGTTGTTGAGCAAGAGTTTTCACCTTTTTATGCTCGTAGGTTGGCTTTAAAAATGGGTCTGCAAGGTACACTGATGCAGTCGGTCAGCACAGTATTAGAAAAAATGTACCAGCTATTCGTGCAGAAAGACCTGGATTTAGTAGAAATAAATCCTCTGGGTGTCAACCTTGCTGGTGAGGTGATGGCTCTCAATGGTAAAGTTGGAGTCAACGAAAGGGCTATCGGGCGACATCCAGAAATTGCCGCAATGGCAGCCAAAATAGTCCCTCGCCATTATGATAAAAGTTTTAGTAATGGGCGTGACTGGAATAATTTAGAAAAACAACGCAGAATTAGTATTTTAGGTAATGGTACTGGTTCTATTTTGGCGACCTATGATTTAGTTGCTAGTGGCGGCGGTAAACCAGGAATTTGCCTAAATCTCCGCCATGCGGCAATTACTGATCTGTCACCAACTAAATTTGGCGATCGCCTCACTAAAGGTCTAAATACCTTGTCTGCTGACAAAAACACTCAGGTGATCTTGATTAACCTACTAGGAAGTATTCCTCAACCAGAAGAAGCAGCACAAGCGATCGCTCAATTTATACAACAGAACAAAGGTGAATATCCGCCATCAATTGCCAAGTCTAATGGTAAAAACCTTAGTCAACATCAGTCACCACAATTAGTCATTCGTCTAGCCGGTTCAGAGTTGAATGTAGCTAAGGAGGTTTTAGCGGCTCTACAAACCCGTGAAGAGGGACTGATATTAGTAGAAGATTTAGACGAAGCAGTCGCCACCGCAGTTCGTTTGACTAAATCACACGCGTATAAAAAAGTTTCCTGA
- the glmU gene encoding bifunctional UDP-N-acetylglucosamine diphosphorylase/glucosamine-1-phosphate N-acetyltransferase GlmU, with amino-acid sequence MVVVAILAAGRGTRMKSDLPKVLHSLGGRSLVERVIDSVEPLSPSRRLVIVGYQAEQVKTGLQSPNLEFVEQTVQLGTGHAIQQLLPHLEGYRGDLLVLNGDVPLLRTQTLEQLLQTHQTNQNAATILTSHLPNPKGYGRVFCNGNNIVQQIVEDKDCSPAQRQNHRINAGIYCFRWENLAQVLPHLEANNAQKEYYLTDAVTQVGQVMAVDVEDYQEILGINDRLQLATAYEILQRRVKEQWMMAGVTLIDPNSITIDDTVELQPDVIIEPQTHLRGSTVIQSGSRIGPGSLIENSQLGANVTVHYSVVTDSTIQDGTKIGPYAHLRGHAQVGANCRIGNFVELKNTELGDRTNVAHLSYLGDATAGTQVNIGAGTITANYDGVKKHRTKIGDRTKTGSNSVLVAPVTLGDDVYVAAGSTVTEDVPNDSLVIARTRQVIKLGWRRKSGES; translated from the coding sequence ATGGTAGTCGTAGCAATACTAGCAGCAGGACGCGGCACAAGAATGAAATCGGACTTACCCAAAGTTTTACATTCTTTGGGTGGGCGATCGCTAGTTGAAAGAGTTATTGACAGTGTAGAACCGCTTTCACCTTCACGGCGACTCGTCATTGTCGGTTATCAGGCTGAACAAGTTAAAACAGGTCTCCAGTCTCCTAATCTGGAGTTTGTGGAGCAAACTGTGCAGTTAGGAACAGGTCACGCTATCCAACAATTGCTCCCCCACCTTGAGGGTTACAGAGGGGATTTGCTAGTACTCAATGGTGATGTGCCACTGTTACGCACTCAAACCTTAGAACAGCTATTACAAACTCACCAAACAAATCAGAACGCCGCTACTATCCTGACATCCCACCTACCTAACCCCAAAGGCTACGGACGAGTTTTTTGTAACGGTAACAATATTGTGCAGCAAATTGTTGAGGACAAAGATTGTTCTCCAGCCCAGAGGCAAAATCACCGGATTAATGCCGGGATTTATTGCTTCCGTTGGGAAAATTTAGCGCAAGTTCTACCCCATCTGGAAGCAAACAACGCTCAAAAGGAATATTACCTGACAGACGCTGTTACTCAAGTTGGTCAGGTGATGGCAGTAGATGTAGAAGATTATCAAGAAATTTTGGGGATTAACGATCGCCTGCAATTAGCTACAGCCTACGAAATTTTGCAGAGGCGAGTCAAAGAACAATGGATGATGGCTGGTGTCACTCTGATAGACCCTAATAGCATCACAATTGATGACACTGTAGAATTACAGCCTGATGTGATTATTGAACCCCAAACGCACCTCCGGGGCAGTACTGTGATCCAATCCGGGAGCCGCATCGGGCCGGGAAGTTTAATTGAAAATAGCCAGTTGGGTGCAAATGTCACAGTCCACTATTCTGTGGTGACAGATAGTACCATCCAAGATGGCACTAAAATTGGCCCTTATGCCCATTTGCGCGGTCATGCTCAAGTCGGTGCTAATTGCCGTATCGGTAATTTTGTCGAGTTGAAAAATACAGAATTAGGCGATCGCACCAACGTAGCGCACTTATCATATTTGGGTGATGCTACTGCGGGAACACAGGTAAATATTGGTGCAGGGACAATTACTGCCAATTATGACGGCGTGAAAAAGCATCGCACAAAAATAGGCGATCGCACTAAAACAGGTTCTAATAGTGTCTTGGTTGCCCCTGTAACCTTGGGTGATGATGTCTATGTAGCAGCTGGTTCAACTGTCACCGAAGATGTACCCAATGATTCCTTAGTAATTGCCCGGACTCGTCAGGTGATAAAACTGGGATGGCGGAGGAAGAGCGGGGAATCGTGA
- a CDS encoding succinate--CoA ligase subunit alpha, translating into MNLTPDSKVIIQGFHEFISENHIAQMKAYGTNLVAGVQPGYGGQELYHLPVFDLVEEVVGQFGSIDTTIICVHPYQVLDAALEAIASHIRQIIIISAGVPPLDMVELLRKAEAGETLVVGPNSPGIIVPGKILLGTQPSEFYTPGVVGIVSRSSTLTYEVARELTQAGWGQSISVSIGSDAIVGSSFLQWLQILDEDETTEAIVLVGQPGGGSEEAAARYIAEAIDKPVIAYIAGRQAPPGKTWRQTGTLATVVGRPPNFGTAQSKITAFEAAEVPVAERPSLIPQLLKKAIH; encoded by the coding sequence ATGAACTTAACGCCAGATAGTAAAGTTATTATTCAAGGCTTCCATGAATTCATTTCTGAAAATCATATCGCCCAGATGAAAGCCTATGGTACAAATTTGGTAGCTGGTGTTCAGCCTGGATACGGTGGACAGGAACTTTATCATCTGCCAGTTTTTGATTTGGTTGAGGAAGTAGTAGGGCAATTTGGCAGTATTGACACCACAATTATCTGTGTCCACCCTTATCAAGTACTAGATGCGGCCTTAGAAGCGATCGCCTCTCATATCCGACAAATTATTATTATTTCTGCTGGTGTGCCACCCTTGGATATGGTGGAATTACTCCGCAAAGCTGAAGCGGGTGAAACGCTGGTAGTCGGGCCCAACAGTCCCGGAATTATCGTCCCAGGCAAAATCCTCTTGGGTACTCAACCAAGTGAATTTTACACACCTGGAGTAGTGGGTATTGTTAGCCGTAGTAGTACTTTGACTTATGAAGTGGCGCGAGAATTAACTCAAGCTGGCTGGGGACAATCAATTAGTGTGAGCATTGGTAGTGATGCAATTGTGGGTTCATCGTTTCTGCAATGGTTACAAATTCTCGATGAGGATGAAACAACTGAGGCGATCGTTTTAGTAGGACAACCAGGCGGGGGTAGTGAAGAAGCAGCCGCGCGATACATTGCCGAAGCAATCGATAAACCAGTAATTGCTTATATCGCCGGCAGACAAGCACCACCGGGAAAAACTTGGCGACAAACGGGGACTTTAGCTACTGTTGTCGGTCGTCCACCTAATTTTGGCACTGCTCAAAGTAAAATTACAGCTTTTGAAGCCGCCGAAGTTCCTGTTGCAGAACGTCCTTCTTTGATTCCCCAATTATTAAAAAAAGCAATTCATTAA
- a CDS encoding FecR family protein has product MVLISPPQVNANTPLTRAEIQSIRNFVQLIQRASRNKRPAQKSDAIIPGDGLSTGRASLADLRFNDGSLARVGEQAVFQFMPRTRNFRLSNGTVLLLIPPGRGQTRIQTPSATAAIRGSALFIRYDQKTDTTIIGALTNSGIAVSNKDASQTQPLKAGQLLVLVKGKIQSLYDFDLQNFYETSDLTEGLDLTGKNSSATLDPAMIAVREEIKAALAAQSPVAGQGVMENPAFLELSTTSSEVIDEDNDEDDFITNDFPINSLVDIGEFLFQNGQQLGNDGDINDINNNINNVQPDPPPPSDPPPPPDPPPPPDPPPPDPPPPDPPPPPDPPPPPDPPPPPPPDPPPPPDPPPPDRPPPPPPEPPPPP; this is encoded by the coding sequence ATGGTATTGATTTCGCCACCTCAAGTAAATGCCAATACTCCCTTAACTCGTGCTGAGATTCAGAGCATTCGTAACTTTGTCCAATTAATTCAAAGAGCATCTAGAAATAAACGTCCAGCACAAAAATCGGATGCAATTATTCCAGGGGATGGGTTATCAACTGGTCGAGCTTCTTTAGCGGACTTGCGTTTCAACGACGGTTCTCTGGCAAGGGTTGGTGAACAAGCAGTATTTCAATTTATGCCCAGGACGCGGAATTTTCGATTGTCTAATGGGACAGTATTACTGCTAATTCCACCAGGAAGAGGACAAACACGTATTCAAACACCAAGTGCAACAGCCGCCATTCGTGGTTCCGCGCTATTCATTCGTTATGACCAAAAAACGGATACGACGATTATTGGTGCGCTAACAAATAGTGGGATAGCAGTGTCTAACAAAGACGCATCTCAAACTCAACCGCTAAAAGCAGGACAACTTTTAGTTCTTGTCAAAGGCAAAATTCAGAGTTTATATGATTTTGATCTACAAAATTTCTATGAAACAAGTGATTTGACTGAAGGTTTGGATTTAACTGGCAAAAACTCTTCAGCAACACTAGATCCAGCTATGATTGCTGTTCGAGAGGAAATTAAGGCCGCCTTGGCAGCACAGTCACCTGTTGCGGGTCAAGGGGTGATGGAAAACCCAGCTTTTTTAGAACTAAGTACTACCTCCTCTGAGGTAATAGATGAAGATAATGACGAAGATGATTTCATAACAAATGATTTTCCCATCAATTCGTTAGTAGACATAGGAGAATTTCTATTTCAGAATGGTCAACAATTAGGTAATGATGGCGATATAAACGATATCAATAACAATATCAATAACGTACAACCAGACCCGCCACCGCCATCAGACCCACCACCACCGCCAGACCCACCGCCACCGCCAGACCCGCCACCGCCAGACCCGCCACCGCCAGACCCACCACCACCACCAGACCCACCGCCACCGCCAGACCCACCGCCACCGCCACCGCCAGACCCACCACCGCCACCAGACCCACCACCGCCAGACCGACCGCCACCACCACCACCAGAACCACCACCACCGCCCTAA
- a CDS encoding sulfurtransferase translates to MTDTQLVVSSSWLLQNLHNIDVVIVDCRFSLADPQLGKQQYQTSHIEGAYYLDLNLDLSSPVGEHGGRHPLPNPDELAQKLASMGIEFQKTLVVAYDDSRFAFASRLWWLLRYLGHEQVAVLNGGFSQWEQAGYPITDVIPQLKTANFVPQIQTQLLVDIEDVKNRKDLPTVVLVDSRESDRYRGEREPIDKIAGHIAGAVNYPWMEVTDSSGYSIPLTKHQQRWQNLATAEEILVYCGSGVTACVNLLSLEVAGIHTGKLYAGSWSDWISY, encoded by the coding sequence ATGACAGATACTCAATTGGTTGTTTCATCGAGTTGGCTTTTGCAAAACCTTCACAATATAGATGTTGTGATTGTTGACTGTCGCTTTTCTCTAGCCGACCCACAGTTAGGAAAACAGCAGTACCAAACAAGTCATATAGAAGGAGCCTATTACCTAGACTTAAACTTGGATCTCTCAAGTCCTGTGGGTGAGCATGGTGGAAGACATCCTTTACCCAACCCGGATGAGTTAGCGCAGAAGTTAGCAAGTATGGGGATAGAGTTTCAAAAAACTTTGGTTGTTGCTTATGATGACTCCCGCTTTGCTTTTGCTTCTCGTCTTTGGTGGTTATTGCGCTATTTAGGACATGAGCAAGTTGCAGTATTAAATGGAGGTTTTAGCCAATGGGAACAAGCTGGCTATCCTATTACTGATGTTATTCCTCAACTCAAAACAGCTAATTTTGTGCCGCAAATACAAACACAACTGTTAGTAGATATTGAAGATGTCAAAAATCGTAAAGATTTACCGACGGTCGTTTTGGTAGATTCAAGAGAGAGCGATCGCTACCGAGGTGAACGAGAGCCAATTGATAAAATTGCAGGCCATATTGCTGGCGCAGTCAATTATCCTTGGATGGAAGTTACAGATAGTAGCGGCTACTCAATTCCTCTAACAAAACATCAACAAAGATGGCAAAATCTGGCGACCGCCGAAGAAATTTTAGTTTACTGTGGTTCGGGTGTAACAGCTTGTGTGAACCTTCTCTCTTTGGAAGTAGCCGGGATTCATACAGGTAAACTGTACGCAGGTAGTTGGAGTGATTGGATTAGTTATTAG